In a genomic window of Andreesenia angusta:
- a CDS encoding type II toxin-antitoxin system HicA family toxin — MPMSSKEMIKLLKANGFVEIPGGKGSHRRFKNFETGKVTEVPFHSKDLKKGTEQAILKQAGLK, encoded by the coding sequence ATGCCTATGAGCTCAAAAGAAATGATTAAGCTGCTCAAGGCGAACGGATTCGTTGAAATACCTGGCGGAAAAGGGTCGCACAGGCGGTTTAAGAATTTCGAAACCGGTAAGGTGACAGAGGTCCCCTTCCATAGCAAGGACTTGAAGAAAGGTACCGAACAGGCTATCCTGAAACAAGCGGGGCTGAAATAG
- a CDS encoding type II toxin-antitoxin system HicB family antitoxin encodes MFLVYPAVFYRAEEGGYCVEFPDIEGCITEGDDEKEALYMAQDVLGMHLYDYMVEKKPYPNPTPIDEVNVEDKDYCLEEGSFKTLVGVDLLAYAKHYKNTTVRKNVSIPSWLNEMAKNQGINFSQVLQ; translated from the coding sequence ATGTTTTTAGTTTATCCTGCGGTTTTTTACCGTGCCGAAGAAGGTGGATACTGTGTCGAGTTTCCTGACATTGAAGGCTGTATAACTGAAGGAGATGACGAGAAGGAAGCGTTGTATATGGCCCAAGACGTGCTGGGAATGCACCTATACGATTATATGGTTGAAAAAAAGCCCTATCCTAATCCCACTCCGATTGATGAAGTGAACGTTGAGGATAAGGACTACTGCTTAGAAGAAGGAAGTTTTAAGACACTTGTAGGAGTGGATCTTCTGGCTTATGCAAAGCACTATAAGAATACTACTGTGAGGAAGAATGTTTCCATACCTAGCTGGCTCAATGAGATGGCCAAGAACCAAGGAATAAACTTCTCACAAGTGCTGCAAGA